CAAGCCAATCGGGCCGGAACCCACAATGGTCACAGAGGAGCCCGGCCTTAATCCTGCACGGTTGCATGCCTGCATACCGACCGACAAGGGCTCAACCAACGCACCCTCTTCCAACGACACCCCGTCAGGAAGTCGGTGCAACATAGAACCATCAATAGCCACATACTCAGCAAAGGTCCCATTGACCGGAGGAGCAGAGAGAAAGACGACATTAGGGCAAAGGTTATACCGTCCACTACGGCAGAACTCACACTTCCCACAGGGAATGCCTGGTTCAATGACCACCAGCTCACCTACAGAGAAGCCAGGGCCTTCCACCACTTTTCCTACTGCTTCGTGACCTGGTATATAGGGCTCATCAACCACAAAGGGACCAAGTTTTCCCTCAGTAAAGAAGTGGATATCCGACCCACAAAGGCCATTGGCTAGGATTTGCACCAGGACCTCATGTTCCTTCCGCTCTGGTACAGGAACCTTTTCCAGACGTAAGTCTTTTTTCCCATAGAGAACTGCTGCCTTCATCATTTCATTTATCCTCATTCCGTGCCAATGAAGCAATTTCTTCGAGCGTAAGATTGCAATTAGGAGCAAACTGATCACTCTGCATATAAGAAAGTATTGAATGGTACATCTGCCGGGCAACTATCCGGCGCTCCAGATCAGAGCTCACATCCATGCTACAGACCATCAACTTACCCGGACCAATCATACACTCAAACAGCAATCCAAGCTTATGACTCCTGAACCACGTATCGATCGGCTGTACCATGGGGGACAGCTCATGGGGAAGATCATCAAGAACCATGGCACTGCTGCCATGTACCAACTCCCACCACTGCCAATCACTATGATCCTCAGTCGGGAACTCAGAAAAGACCGGATGCTCAGCGTCCACTACCATCCCTAGGGTATGGGGTGCTTGTCCACCAGTCCAGGAGGTATTCCAGAACACAGAGGAGAAACCCAAAGCCACCTCCGGTTCTCCAGAGCTGAGTAACAGAACCTTTTTCCCGTCAAGAAGCGCACCACGGCTCTTCTCATCCAAACAATCCGTTACCAGCACATCCCTTGGCTCAAGGTCCATCTCTTTTGGGAACACCCAGATATTCCATGAGTTTTCCTTACTTGGCTCCTCCAAGGTAACAGAAAGAGTTAGCTTCTGAGCAGTAACGAGTTCGGGAATGGATAGAGAAAGGGTTGCTAGGGACTGTAATCCCCTGCCTACAGCCTGCTCAGTTGGGAGAGAACCACATTGTACCTGACATCCTTTTTCATCATTCAAACTCCAGGTTACCTTCGGTTGCTCGATTGCATTGCGACCAAAGTTTGCCAGCTCAATCTCTGCCTCCAGTGTTTCACCTGCGATATAGTACCGCCTGGGAAGTCTGGCAAGTAAGACGATATCATCACAGAACCTTCTGAACTGCTCTCCACTACAGTAGCCCTTCTCCTGCCAGAAAGCATTCAACACACCTTCCAGGGCAGTGCCCTGGCCAGGAAAGTCAGTGAGAGCCAACAACTGGACCCCAGCAAGGTTTCCAGTCCTCAGCGCTGCTTCCAACTCTTCCTTGTAGCAAAGCACTTGCTGGAACCCCGAGGCTTGCAGGAATTGATCCGCTTGACCAGAGAGTCCACGCCGGTCAAGGATATCGGCAAAAACCTCAAAGTTGCGTGGCTTCAGGTACCCTGTATACTCCTTCATCTCAGAGAAGTCAGGAAAGACACACCACTGTCCCATCTCATGGGTCACCACAGGGCCAGGATACTTTTCACAAATAGCTGTGTAATCACTACAGGTCTCAGGTGCCTTTGCATTGATCCTGGAATCCAATCCCTCTCCCCAGGCTTGGAGGCGGGGCTCAGGTACTACCTGGTATGCATTCTCTTCCAAGGCAGGCCATCCAGATGCAGAGGTATGCAGCCTTCTTGCATCCTTCTCATTCCATGTAGCTGCCCAAAGTCCCAGAATTTCCTTATCGCGGCCATCAGGCTCATTCCCACTGGCAAAGAAGAGGAATGAGGGATGGTTCCCGTACTCAGCTACAATCCTATCAGATTCAGTGAAGAGCCAATCATCAAAGGACTTATTCTCATCATACGCCACTCCCTGGTTCTTCCAGATCGGGCACTCTACCTGTAAATAGAATCCCATACGGTCTGCAACGCTGAAAGCTGCCTCAGGTGGGCACCAGGAGTGGAAACGGACATGGTTCAACCCATATGCCTTGCTCTGGGAGAAGAGGTACTCCCAATACTCCTCCTCCATAGGAGGATGTCCGGTCTTTGGAAAAACACAGCACTCCACCGTCCCTCGGAGGAATAGCTGCTTCCCATTCACAAATATATGTTTTCCTTTGGCCTCTACACTTCTGAGGCCAATCTGGAAGGACTTCTCATCAACAACACTCTCCCCTGACTCAAGCAGGACCTGAACATCCTCAAGGTTCGGTGCATACTCATCCCAGAGAGGAACCTCGGTGAGTTCCAGATGGAAAGTAGTTGTTCCTGGCCTCACACTTTTACTGAGTGTGACAGCGTCTTTCCCTGGTCTCTTAATCTGTAATGCAACCTCAGCTTCCTGCTCTCCGTGATTCTCCATAACAACCGTACAGAGTGCAGCATTGCGTTTTGTATTCGAATATACACTGACCTCCCCCAAAGACAGAGAGGATACAGGCAGCAGTGCCAATTGCCCAACAATCCCGTTCCACGGTCCTTGGGTCTGATCGGAAATGCTGTGAGCGTTGGGTCCAACCTCGTGTATCATCCGGTTATCAACCCGAATGACCAACACTACTTCCTCATCTTCCAGTGAAGGAAGATCATAGCGGTGTGGAACGCTCAGACTGTCACAGGACCCAATAAATACTCCGTTCACCCATACACGAGTCTCCCAGTGTGGACGCTCGAGTACCAACTGCCAGGAATTATTGTTATGCTTTGGAATGGTAATATGTTTTACATACCACGCCGGACCGATAAACCGTGTTTCCGGTTGCAGCCAGTAGGGGAACCGAAAAGCATCATCCACTCTATATGGCTCATAGAGTGGGTCTCGTAAAAACTCACTACCGAACTGCGAACCTACCCATTCAGTCTTGCTGGTTATAGGGCTCCCAATACCCGCTAGCTCAAGGCTTCCTGGAAGCGTTATTGGGTGTGCATGTTTGCCCACCAAGGAAGCCGGTTCATACCACTTCTCAGATAATCCCCTATCCTCTTCATCAAGAAACACCTGCCACTGACCACGTAGATCTATCTTTTCTCTCATGTAATCTGCCTTATCCTTATTGCTTGACAGCACCTGCTGTCAGGCCTCGTATATAATACTTCTGCACTGCGAGGAAGATTGCAACGGTAGGGATGCAAACCAACGTCGAGGCAGCCATTGCCGGCCCGTAGGGCGGCGCTGACCCTGCCGATACCCCGGTAAGCATGTTCGCCATACCAATGGGGAGGGTCATGGACAACTCCTGCCGAATGGCTATTAAGGGCCAGAGGAAGTTGTTCCAACTGTTAATGAACGTGATAATGCCCAAACTTGCCAAGGCAGGCACCATAATCGGCAAGGCAATCTGGAAGAATATCCTCAGATCCCCTGCACCATCTATCTTCGCTGAATCCAACAGCGCATTAGGGACATAGGATGCATACTGATTCATCAGGAAAATCCCAATGGGAGGAGCGATGAAGGGAAGCATCAAGGAAATCAGAGAATTGGTCATTCCAAGCCTACTGGTAACCACGAACAAGGGAACCACCAGAATGGGGAAGGGGATCATGGTTGAGGAAAGCAGTACCGCAAACAGTTTTCCCCGTCCCTTGAAGCGAAACTTTGCGAACGCATAGCCTGCCAGGCTTGTGATCACCAATGCCAGTACAGTGGTAAACAATGCAACGATCAAGCTGTTGATAATCCAGCGAGAAAATGGCCAAGAAGAAAACAACCTTGCATAGTTGCCGCCATCAAGGCTTTTGGGCAGGAACGTTGCCGGCTGGAAAATCTCCTCGGTTGTCTTGAATGACGAGCTGACCATCCAGATAAAGGGAAGCAGCATAAATGCACCACCAACCCATACCACAATATTCATCACCCAGGCACCGGCTGAAAGACGACTGTGTTTTCTCATAGGTCACTCTCCTTTCTCAACCTCATCTGCACTGCAGAGAATGAGGCAATGGCAATAAACAATACCAGGCCAATTGCCGATGCATAGCCAAAGCGGAACTGTGTGAACCCTCTCAGGTAGAGGTACTGCACCACTGACCTGGTTGCATTGGAAGGACCACCCCCGGTAAGGATCTGTGGTTCATCGAAGATCTGCATCGAGCCAATGAGAATGATCATGGAGACAAAGAATGTGATCGGACGGAGCTGTGGGAGTGTTACCGAGAAAAATCGTTGCATGGTTGTTGCTCCATCAACCTTCGCTGCATCATAGAGCTCCCGGTCAATTCCCTGCAGCCCTGCCAAGAAGTAAATACTGGTCAATCCCAACCAGCGCCAGATGATCACCACGATGACAGGAATCAAGGCAAGTGTACGTGAACCCAACCAGTCGATGGGAACACCAAGCATCTTGTTGATCAAGCCAAAATTTGTATTGAACAACATCAGAAATGTCTGTGAGATTGCCACCGTAGAAGTAACGATAGGAGCAAAATAGATTGCCCTGACCACCAGTCGTCCACGGAGGTGGGGCGAATCAAGCGCAAGGGCCAGGAGAAGAGAGAGCGGAACCACGACGAAAAGACTTACCGCACTGTAGAGTAAGGTATTCCTGACAGAGAGCCAGAACACCGAATCGGTGGCAATCCCCTTCAGATTATCCAACCCATTGAACTCAGGACTCTTGATCCCGGTCCAATTGAAAAAGCTGACCACCAAAGAGAATATCATCGGACCAAACATGAAGACCAGGAACACCAAATAAGCTGGAAGTATAAAGAAATAGGGTGTCCTCTTGTACAACGTCGTGCGCATCATCACCTCCTAGCAAAAAAGAGAGCAAGGGGGGAGAAGCGAACTCCTCCCCCACAGAAATATCCAAATCTTACAGCTGTGCATCACGTTCAGTGATTTCAACTAATGTATCAACCAACTCACTGGATGAGAGATTGCCATCGATGAACAGGGGAAGATTGTCCACCATTGCCTGCAAGAGGAACGGACGGGCTGGGCTCTGCCATAGTGGAGGTGTCTCCAACGCCACATCAGCAAATACTGCACCGATCTTCTGACCACCAAAGAACGGATGTTCTTCCTCGGTTACCGCTGGGGAATCGAGAGCTTCGTACATCGTGGGATAGAAGTTGATCGTCTTATAACGATCCAGCTGACCATCAAGGGACATATATGCATCATCCAGCACATCCCACACGATGTCCTTGATCTTTGAACTCTTGGTAATGGCGAATCCGGTACCACCCCAGACACTGGTGCGGTAACCACTGCCGTCTTCCCAGACCGGCATCGGTGCTACACGCCAATCTCCTGCCATGCTCTCAACACCAGGCTGCAATACCGAGGTATTGTACCAGTCAGGAGCAACCATACCGGCTACCTTACCCGTTGAGAACGCTGTTGGGATGGAGGAACCCCAGAACTCATTGCCCAAGACAACCTCAAGTGAATTGGCATCAAGTGCCTCACGAAGCATATCCAGTACCTTGATTGCTGCTTCCCTATTCTTTCCTTCACCAAGGACAAGGTTTCCTTCCTGGTCGAAGAACTGTCCGCCACGCTGGAGGAACATCAGGGAGAAAATTCCCGAGGCATCATTGTCCATGACACCAATCTTGACTCCATGCTTAGCCAACTCTTTTCCTGCCTCGATGTACTCTTCCCAAGTTGTGGGAATGTCGACACCGTACTTCTCGAAGATAGCCGGCTGATAGTAATACACAGAAGCGGTCAGCGCACTCTCAAGCCCGTAGATCTTCCCTTCATGGGTGTACAGTGCCCAACGGCCCTGAACATAATCGTCGTAGCGGTCCCCAATCTTGTCGGTTAGGTCAACCAGGAAGGACTCTACATTATTGTCCTCCATCAAGGTAGGGAACCAGCCTTGCTCAACACCGATCAAGTCGGGCATCTCCTCCCCAGCAAGCGATGCGGTGATCAAGCTGGTAATCGTATTCGGCATGATTTGTGCGTCGAGTGCAATCTGGTAGTCAGGATTGTTCTCATTCATCATGTCGATACGTTTCTGGAAGAATTGACGATACAGATCATCGTGTGTCCACATCTTGATCGTTACTGTCTCCCCCTTCTTTGGGGTTATGGATTCTTCTTTTGCTCCACCTGCCATAAGCAGTGAAGCGCCTACAACCAAAACAAGTAATACTGATAAGCATTTCTTCATAGTTTTACTACTCCTTTGTATTTAGTCTAGGAGCGGTTATGCGAACTGTCTATGGAACTCTTGATAAATTTATGGACAAAATGATAATCACGAACCACAGCAAAAGTTAATCTATTATGGCTAGTATGATTCATATTATTTGTTCTTTTAAATCGGTTTATGTGTGTGCAACCTTTCTATATTCCCTAGGCGATACCCCAATTATCTTCTTGAAAACGCGAGAAAAATAGAACTGGTCAGTAAATCCTACATACTCTGCAATGCGGTTAATCGGCTCTGGAGTGGCATCGAGATAGTAACAAGCACGCTGCATCCTCAGGTGCTGTACAAAAGCCATCGGAGAGTAGCCGGTCACCTCCTTGAATAGCTGGATTATCCGACTTGGACTGTACTGGGATCGTGAGATAAACGTTTCAAGGGTTATCTCCTCGGTCAGGTGACTCTGGGCATAGGCGATCAGATCCTCAATAACCCGCACCCCGGGAACATTCAATGTATCGGTAGTAAAATACTCCTGCTCATAGGAGAGAGAGAGTATCAGGGCAGCAGCGCTGCTTGCTGCAAGCAGGTAGCGATGGGTGTAGCCTCTGGAGAGCGGGGTGAACACCTGTGTGAACAATCCCAGGATAACCGACTGGGAAGCATGCGGAATCTTTATACCCCTCCCTGAAAGCGCTCTAGGGACATAGGTCGGGGAGAAATCACCTGCAAAGTGAAACCAGTAGATCGACCAAGGGTGATCCTTGCTTGCCCCATAGAGATGGGCAGTTCTTTCTGGAATGGTAATGGCCTGTCCTTTGGAAAGATGGGTTACGGCTCCATCAATGCTGACAAACCCCTCGCCCTCTTCACAGTAGATGAAGATGTTCTGTTCGCACCCATGCAGACGCTGACGGAGGTGGTATCGAGCATGGGGGAAATACCCTGCATCAGAGATTACAAACCCACGTAGAGCTGGATTGGCATTAAATGCATCCAGCATACTGCGTGGGATCACATAGAGTTTCTCCTTGGGAAAGCCCTCTCCCTTCTCACGAATTCTTGCCATGTTGCTTCTCCCCCTCCCTATACTGCAGCGGACTCGAACCTACCCGTTTCTTGAAGTTCGTACAAAAGGAACTTGCTGTGGAAAACCCACAGCAGGAAGCAACCTTCTTGATCGGGAAATCAGTGGTACGCAAGAGGTATTTGGCATTCGCCACCCGGTGGTTGAGCATGTATTCATGTGGGGAAAACCCGGTACTCTGCTTAAAGAGCCGGGAAAAGTAGTAAGGACTGAGATTTGCACGCCTGGCAAGGTCCTCGACACTCAATGATTGCTCGATATGCATCGATATATACGTAAGAACTTCCTCAATGGCATCCACGCTGGAGGTCTTCTCGCCTGCAAACCGGGCAAGATAGAGTTCAGTCATCACATTTGTGATCAACTGTGAAATCCGTGCTTCATTGACCGTTTCCTTTTTGTCAAATACGGAGAATATCTGGTAGAGGTTGCGCTCAACCACATACGCTGATGGAAGCAATTGTATGACCGGTTCGCCCCCGAGAGAGAGCTCTGAAAACCAGCTTCTCAAGGTTGGCCCATCTATATGCATCCAGAGAATCTCCCACCCTTCCTTCGATGCTTTGTAGGTATGCGCCTGATAACAGTCAAGCAAGGCGATGCTTCCTGTCCCCACCGACCTATATTCCCCACCCTGGAGGACATACCCAGAGCCGGAGAGTGTGTAGATCAACAGGAAACTGTCATAGCGCTGTCGCGCAACAAGATATTCAGCGCTACAATGATAGTGACCAATGCAGAGCAAGTAATAGAAAAGAGACCGTGCGCGACTGCTGGCACTATAAAGAAAAATTTTTGAAGGTTCTAATACCCCAGGACTATGGTAATTCATTGTTACAACCTAACTAAATGTATTTTACTCGATACTTCATATATGATAATAGTCCATGTTTATGAGAAAGACAATGCAGAA
The sequence above is drawn from the uncultured Sphaerochaeta sp. genome and encodes:
- a CDS encoding NAD(P)-dependent alcohol dehydrogenase, with amino-acid sequence MMKAAVLYGKKDLRLEKVPVPERKEHEVLVQILANGLCGSDIHFFTEGKLGPFVVDEPYIPGHEAVGKVVEGPGFSVGELVVIEPGIPCGKCEFCRSGRYNLCPNVVFLSAPPVNGTFAEYVAIDGSMLHRLPDGVSLEEGALVEPLSVGMQACNRAGLRPGSSVTIVGSGPIGLITMLVARSFGASKIFMIDVFDSRLEKAKELGADGVIHAGKDSTTEQIHSLTGGRGVDVVFDTSGSSKGAASTPFLAKRGGVIVLVGWPEVSSFPFSMETVIEKELDVRGVNRYCNTFGPVLSLLASKALSVEGIISHRFPFDQVVEAFTFASEHRGEVNKVVIG
- a CDS encoding glycoside hydrolase family 2 TIM barrel-domain containing protein; the protein is MREKIDLRGQWQVFLDEEDRGLSEKWYEPASLVGKHAHPITLPGSLELAGIGSPITSKTEWVGSQFGSEFLRDPLYEPYRVDDAFRFPYWLQPETRFIGPAWYVKHITIPKHNNNSWQLVLERPHWETRVWVNGVFIGSCDSLSVPHRYDLPSLEDEEVVLVIRVDNRMIHEVGPNAHSISDQTQGPWNGIVGQLALLPVSSLSLGEVSVYSNTKRNAALCTVVMENHGEQEAEVALQIKRPGKDAVTLSKSVRPGTTTFHLELTEVPLWDEYAPNLEDVQVLLESGESVVDEKSFQIGLRSVEAKGKHIFVNGKQLFLRGTVECCVFPKTGHPPMEEEYWEYLFSQSKAYGLNHVRFHSWCPPEAAFSVADRMGFYLQVECPIWKNQGVAYDENKSFDDWLFTESDRIVAEYGNHPSFLFFASGNEPDGRDKEILGLWAATWNEKDARRLHTSASGWPALEENAYQVVPEPRLQAWGEGLDSRINAKAPETCSDYTAICEKYPGPVVTHEMGQWCVFPDFSEMKEYTGYLKPRNFEVFADILDRRGLSGQADQFLQASGFQQVLCYKEELEAALRTGNLAGVQLLALTDFPGQGTALEGVLNAFWQEKGYCSGEQFRRFCDDIVLLARLPRRYYIAGETLEAEIELANFGRNAIEQPKVTWSLNDEKGCQVQCGSLPTEQAVGRGLQSLATLSLSIPELVTAQKLTLSVTLEEPSKENSWNIWVFPKEMDLEPRDVLVTDCLDEKSRGALLDGKKVLLLSSGEPEVALGFSSVFWNTSWTGGQAPHTLGMVVDAEHPVFSEFPTEDHSDWQWWELVHGSSAMVLDDLPHELSPMVQPIDTWFRSHKLGLLFECMIGPGKLMVCSMDVSSDLERRIVARQMYHSILSYMQSDQFAPNCNLTLEEIASLARNEDK
- a CDS encoding carbohydrate ABC transporter permease, with amino-acid sequence MRKHSRLSAGAWVMNIVVWVGGAFMLLPFIWMVSSSFKTTEEIFQPATFLPKSLDGGNYARLFSSWPFSRWIINSLIVALFTTVLALVITSLAGYAFAKFRFKGRGKLFAVLLSSTMIPFPILVVPLFVVTSRLGMTNSLISLMLPFIAPPIGIFLMNQYASYVPNALLDSAKIDGAGDLRIFFQIALPIMVPALASLGIITFINSWNNFLWPLIAIRQELSMTLPIGMANMLTGVSAGSAPPYGPAMAASTLVCIPTVAIFLAVQKYYIRGLTAGAVKQ
- a CDS encoding sugar ABC transporter permease, encoding MRTTLYKRTPYFFILPAYLVFLVFMFGPMIFSLVVSFFNWTGIKSPEFNGLDNLKGIATDSVFWLSVRNTLLYSAVSLFVVVPLSLLLALALDSPHLRGRLVVRAIYFAPIVTSTVAISQTFLMLFNTNFGLINKMLGVPIDWLGSRTLALIPVIVVIIWRWLGLTSIYFLAGLQGIDRELYDAAKVDGATTMQRFFSVTLPQLRPITFFVSMIILIGSMQIFDEPQILTGGGPSNATRSVVQYLYLRGFTQFRFGYASAIGLVLFIAIASFSAVQMRLRKESDL
- a CDS encoding ABC transporter substrate-binding protein, giving the protein MKKCLSVLLVLVVGASLLMAGGAKEESITPKKGETVTIKMWTHDDLYRQFFQKRIDMMNENNPDYQIALDAQIMPNTITSLITASLAGEEMPDLIGVEQGWFPTLMEDNNVESFLVDLTDKIGDRYDDYVQGRWALYTHEGKIYGLESALTASVYYYQPAIFEKYGVDIPTTWEEYIEAGKELAKHGVKIGVMDNDASGIFSLMFLQRGGQFFDQEGNLVLGEGKNREAAIKVLDMLREALDANSLEVVLGNEFWGSSIPTAFSTGKVAGMVAPDWYNTSVLQPGVESMAGDWRVAPMPVWEDGSGYRTSVWGGTGFAITKSSKIKDIVWDVLDDAYMSLDGQLDRYKTINFYPTMYEALDSPAVTEEEHPFFGGQKIGAVFADVALETPPLWQSPARPFLLQAMVDNLPLFIDGNLSSSELVDTLVEITERDAQL
- a CDS encoding AraC family transcriptional regulator — its product is MARIREKGEGFPKEKLYVIPRSMLDAFNANPALRGFVISDAGYFPHARYHLRQRLHGCEQNIFIYCEEGEGFVSIDGAVTHLSKGQAITIPERTAHLYGASKDHPWSIYWFHFAGDFSPTYVPRALSGRGIKIPHASQSVILGLFTQVFTPLSRGYTHRYLLAASSAAALILSLSYEQEYFTTDTLNVPGVRVIEDLIAYAQSHLTEEITLETFISRSQYSPSRIIQLFKEVTGYSPMAFVQHLRMQRACYYLDATPEPINRIAEYVGFTDQFYFSRVFKKIIGVSPREYRKVAHT
- a CDS encoding AraC family transcriptional regulator, with protein sequence MNYHSPGVLEPSKIFLYSASSRARSLFYYLLCIGHYHCSAEYLVARQRYDSFLLIYTLSGSGYVLQGGEYRSVGTGSIALLDCYQAHTYKASKEGWEILWMHIDGPTLRSWFSELSLGGEPVIQLLPSAYVVERNLYQIFSVFDKKETVNEARISQLITNVMTELYLARFAGEKTSSVDAIEEVLTYISMHIEQSLSVEDLARRANLSPYYFSRLFKQSTGFSPHEYMLNHRVANAKYLLRTTDFPIKKVASCCGFSTASSFCTNFKKRVGSSPLQYREGEKQHGKNS